In one window of Arachis ipaensis cultivar K30076 chromosome B06, Araip1.1, whole genome shotgun sequence DNA:
- the LOC107648447 gene encoding probable 2-oxoglutarate-dependent dioxygenase AOP1: MREEGPLSNGEKKSDDDEVGMMIPCLDFSFNNKNNNGLGSLEEWKKMMSKKVREACEKHGYFVLVCDDDDDEIVPKVLREKMVMGLKELFDLPEETKMKHQSTTKPYSSYTSDCPVIPLNQTFGVCDSHVFHVSQQFTNLMWPHGNPSFCETMNSISSKLLELNYMILKMIEEGYELPKHYIDIEDMLMKGTVYLRLMKYKTPSKENKKEGEIGLVTHTDKNTLTILCQNDVQGLEVQTKTGKWIQLEIPQNAYVVVVGDILKAWSNGRLHAVRHRVTMKGDKERYSFGVFTMPKDEAKIEVPPELVDANTHPLRYHPFTYGDYIKFFVSNLNENALDEFAAL; the protein is encoded by the exons atgagagaaGAGGGTCCATTATCCAATGGTGAGAAGAAGAGTGATGATGATGAGGTTGGGATGATGATTCCATGTTTGGATTTTTCCttcaataacaaaaataataatgggTTGGGATCATTAGAGGAGTGGAAGAAAATGATGAGCAAGAAAGTGAGAGAAGCATGTGAAAAGCATGGTTACTTTGTGTTAGtgtgtgatgatgatgatgatgaaatagTTCCAAAGGTTTTAAGAGAAAAGATGGTGATGGGGTTAAAGGAATTGTTTGATTTACCTGAAGAAACAAAAATGAAGCACCAAAGCACAACAAAGCCATATAGTAGCTACACTAGTGATTGCCCTGTTATTCCTCTCAATCAAACCTTTGGTGTTTGTGATAGCCATGTCTTCCATGTTTCTCAACAATTCACCAATCTCATGTGGCCTCATGGCAACCCATCTTTCTG TGAGACAATGAATTCCATAAGTTCAAAGTTGCTGGAACTGAATTACATGATCTTGAAGATGATTGAAGAGGGTTATGAGCTTCCAAAGCACTACATTGACATTGAAGACATGCTAATGAAGGGTACCGTTTATTTGCGTCTAATGAAGTACAAAACTCCaagcaaagaaaacaagaaagaaggtgAAATTGGATTGGTGACTCACACTGACAAAAACACATTAACTATTCTTTGCCAAAATGATGTGCAAGGTCTTGAGGTGCAAACCAAAACTGGAAAATGGATTCAATTGGAGATACCCCAAAATGCCTATGTGGTCGTTGTTGGTGACATATTGAAG GCATGGAGCAATGGTAGATTACATGCGGTTAGACATAGAGTGACAATGAAAGGAGACAAAGAAAGATACTCATTTGGAGTGTTTACAATGCCTAAGGATGAAGCCAAGATTGAGGTGCCACCTGAGTTGGTTGATGCCAACACTCATCCTTTACGTTATCATCCATTCACTTATGGAGACTACATCAAATTCTTTGTTTCCAATCTCAATGAGAATGCACTTGATGAATTtgctgctctttaa